The Nitrospira sp. SG-bin1 DNA segment TCCCCACCAACATCTATCTTATCGGAGTAATACAACAATGGCCACAGCTACCCAAGACAGCGACATTAAGATAAAAGTCGGTAAAATGATTTTCTACATTACTTGTGCCGTTGGGCTATGGTTTTTCTACTGGTTTGCTGGCATTCAGTGCCCCTGTTGAAGGTGATCGCATCAGTTGTATGGTGCGGTTGTGCAGGCTAGTCAGTTGATGAACTTGGTCGGCGGAGGAGAGGAAAGAAATGAGCGCGCTGAATAACCCTGTCATTGCGGTGGTCGTTTCTCTGATTATTACAGTCGGCTATTTTATTCTGGTTGATCACTACCTCATGGATATGCAGGGATTGGACTTTTGGTACCTATTCCGAAATTAGATGTCGGGAAACAGTAATCGGTGCCGGAGAAAGTAATCGGTAATTGAGAGTTTAGATAATTCGTGCATCATTAATCTAACGAGAGTGTATTAAGGAGGTATTCCATGGGCCTTTTAGCCGGCAAGCGCGTCTTTTCAATCATGGCGCTCTGCATGATGGTTGGCCTCCTTCTGCTTCCGATCGTCGTGGCTCTGCCTTCGCCGGCCATCGGTGAAGAGGCTCCTGCCGGCGATGCGGCAAAGAAGGATGGGGATAAGGTTGAAAAGGGTCGGGATGTCTACTACAAGACCGAGGGTATTGTAGTCGGTGCTCCTGCCCCCAAAACGACTGATGGTCCTAAGGACTATCCGAGGTACAATTTTGAGAGCCGCGTTCTCCTCTGGTTTGCGAACCAGCAGCACCTTTATTACGGTAGTTTCGTGCTGGCCGTGCCGATCTTTTGCATGATTATCGAGTTTATGGGGGTGGTGACCAAGGACAAGGCGCTCGCCAAGCGCTATGATCAGTTGGCGTATGACTTTATTAAGATCAGTCTGACGGCGTACTCTCTTACGGCAATTCTTGGCGGTATCCTGATCTTTACCTTCCTGACCTTGTATCCAGCGTTCTTCTCGTATTTGTCCAGCATATTCCGCCCGGTCATGCATATCTATGCCTTGATGTTTGTGGCTGAGAGCGGAACCCTCTACATCTATTACTATGGCTGGGACAAGATGAAGGAGGGATTCCTGAAGTGGATCCATTTGAGCATGTCGGTGATCTTGAATATCATCGGGACCTTGCTCATGTTCTTGGCGAATTCCTGGATCGGCTTCATGATGTCGCCTGCCGGTGTCGATGAGCAGGGGCGATATCTTGGGAATATTTGGCACGTGATTCATACGGCTTTGTGGAATCCCCTCAATCTTCACAGAATCCTCGGAAACATGGCCTTTGGCGGTGGTGTGGTCGCTGCGTATGCCGCCTATAAATTTTTGGCGGCAAAGACAGACGAGGATCGCGCTCACTATGACTGGATGGGTTATATCGCCATGGCGCTCGGCGTGGCCTTCTTGATTCCGCTGCCATTTGCTGGATACTGGCTGATGCGGGAGGTATATGCCTATCGGCAACAGATGGGCATTACATTGATGGGAGGCCTGCTCGCGTGGCTATTCATCATTCAAGCGACGATGATCGGAATTCTCTTCCTCAGCACCAACTATTATCTCTGGCAAGCCATGGGGCGCATGCGCGGTGCTGAGAAATATCAGCGATACATTAAGTACCTTGTGTTCTTGTTGGCCTGCGGTTACATGGTCTTCATCACGCCGCACACCATGGTCATGACGCCAGCTGAGCTAAAGGCCATGGGAGGCCAGCAGCACCCGGTCCTGGGTAACTACGGGGTTATGTCTGCTAAGAACGGTGGCATCAACGTTATTATCACGACCACCGTGCTGAGTTTCGTCTGGTATATGCGGGGCAATAAAGTGTCAACCGTATCGTGGGCGAAGTTCGGGAACATCTTCATGGGGGTATTCTTCGCCTGCGCCTACTTCAATATTATTTTCCTTGCGGTATATGGATACTACATTCCTGCCAACGTACGCGTCGGTTTGTCTGTTCCTCAGGTCGCGACTACGTTGTCCTGTCTCTTCTTCATGTTTGCCCTGAACAGCTTCATGATGAAGGGCGCGAAACAAATGGGACCGATTGAGTGGGGTAAGATCTCTGCTCGGTCTCAATACGCGCTCATCATGTTGGCGACGGCATTCACCTGGATGATGGGGTTGATGGGCTATATCCGCTCATCGGTTCGACTGTTCTGGCATGTGAATGAAATTATGAGGGATAACTCTCCCTGGGCTTATACCCATACGGTGGGATTTGCCGCCAACATGATTTCATTTAATGTCTTGTTTTTCTGGATCACGATTCTCTTTGTCTTCTGGTTAGGCAGCTTGACCGCGAAGAAGGTTCCGGTCGAGGCAAAAGCGGGAATCCCGGGTAGTGTCCCGCAGCCGGCTGCCAGTCACTAATCAGTGTCTTTTTGATAGGCAGTTCAACGGCGGAGAGGGATTTATTTACCGCTCCTCGTTGAGCTGTAGGAGGTTACGACCTTGGGTAATCTTATTTCGGAAGCACTCTCAATGGGCTGGATGGCTCTAGCTATCATCGCGGGGCTGATAGTGTACTTCCAGATGTCCATCAGTGACCCCGTCGCAAAGAAACGGGCTGTTTTTAAGACCTTCATCGGGCTGGTCTCTTGTTTTCTTTTGTTCATGGCGATCGCCAATTATAAGAACAATTTTTATGGCGAGAATCGGCTTTTACCCGTGTCCCTGGTGATGATCACCGTGACCACCTTCGTTATGGCGTTGTACTTCACCAACTTGAGCGCCTTGCTTCGGATTGGCGGGTTCATGTTTTTTGTAGCTGCATTTCTGTCGGGCTATGGAAACTGGCTCCCTCAAGTTGAAGGTGGATTTCCGCCGGTAGAAGAAAAGAAGACCTGGGACTCCATGACGCCCCAGCAGTTGGCCGACGAAGGTGAGAAGATTATCTTCGGCGGTGTCGGAAAAAATAAGGAGCAGGGCGCGATCGGGAAGGGACAATGTCCGCTCTGTCATGCCTTCCATGCGGGCATGCTCGGTGAGCGTGCGCCGAATTTGTTGGGTCTTCCCACTCGGAAGGAACGTTTAGAAGATCCGAAATATTCCAAAGGTGATCCGTCAAAGCGTGAGTACTCCGTCAAGGAAGCGTTCCCTGGTTCAGGTACCGCTGAAAACGTACAGGAATACATTGCAGAGTCGCATGCATGTCCTAGTTGTTATGTCGTGGCTGGGTATGGAGTGAAGGGTACCAACGATAAGGAAAGCCCCATGCCGGCCATTCATAAGCCGCCGATCTCTCTAAGTCTTCCGGAACTTGCGGCCGTTGATACATGGATGTATCTCCGCGAGGGGGTAGAGCCGCCGTCCTTCGAAGAGATTGTTAAATCCTACGAAAAGTTTATCCCGGAAGCGGATCGTCCGAAGCAGCAAGAGGAGAAGGCCGCTGGCGCTACGTCTCTGATGGCTGACGGATCGGAGCCGGTTGATCAGATCTTTGCAAAGGCTCAATGTGTGTCGTGCCATACGATCCCAGGTATTCCAGGTGCTATGGGCACAATTGGTCCAAAGCTGGAGGAAGGAACCACGGCTCCCCAACGCATCAAAGATCCTACGTATAAGGGCACTGCCAAGTCTGCGACTGAATACATTATGGAGTCCATCGTCGATCCAAGCGCCTTTGTCGTGAAGCCATTTCCAGACAACACCATGCCGAAGGTCTTCGGCCAAAAGTTGAGCGCTGGTGCATTGAAAAAAATCGTCGATTATTTATCACAAGTAAAAACCGGGGCGCCGCCGCCGAAGATTTCATAGCGCCCGGTTGTCTCTTATGCGGAGAGTAAAGGGAGTTTACCGATGAAAGCGTTGATGTCGCTCGGTGCCTTGGTTGGTGTAGCGGGGCTGCTCCTGCTGGGTGGGATGATCTTCGACATTGTTCCATCCACCACTGTGAGATTGGTTGAGGGATATATGCCGATCCAGCTGCTGCTCGAAGTGGCATGCTACGTGATCGGTTTTACCGGCTTGAGCTATATAATGAGTGCCATGGGCATGGCCATCCCGCGCTTCTGGCAAGGGATCGGGTTCTGGGTCTTCTTGATGCTTTATCTGAAATATCGTGTCTATCCGCCGATTCCTTTCAGCGTACGAGCGATGTATGGGACGGTGGGGCTCGTGACGGTGTTCATGTGGGTATCCGCCAATGAAGAGGATTGGAACAAATTCAAGCAGCCCATTATGAATGTGCTCGATGCGCAGACTGGGATGAATAGGCTTCTCCGCTATGCGTATCTTGTGCTCATTCCCATCCTTGTCGGCGGGTTTTCCTATAATGCCATGATGCCGAAATCGGAAGAGCCAATCGAGCTCAGAACCGTCCATCCTGCGCCGCCTGCCAGTACAAAGGTCCATGGTAAAACCTATACCCTGCAGACTTCGCAGAATCCATATCGGGTCAATCCTGAGGGGAAGTACGATCAAGAGTTCTCCAACGCCAATATCGTCGAGCAGGGCATGGGGCGTCTAATGAAGCCTAACGCCAATCCGTGGGATGACAAGAATCAAGGGTATCTGAAGTACGTCCGCGAGGGCGGCGAAATCTTCTTTCAAAACTGTCATTTTTGCCATGGTGACAACTTAAACGGCCGAGGGCTCCACGCTTTTGCCTTCAATCCAATTCCCGCGAATTTTACCGATCCAGGTACGATCGCCCAGCTGCAGGAAACCTTCATCTTCTGGCGCGTGGCCAAGGGGGGAATTGGGTTGCCTAACGAAGGGTTTCCTTGGGCCTCCGTCATGCCGCCATGGGAACAACACCTGACTGTCGATGAAATTTGGAAAGTTATTTTGTTTGAATATTGGCACACTGGTTACTATCCACGGACTTGGGATTAGTCGCTGGATACCCCAAAGGCCAAACCAAACATAATGTAAATGAAGAAGATGAGGCTCAACATGATAGACAGCATGACTCAGAAGGCCGGAATCATCGCGGCTGCTGCCTTCGGAGTGGTTCTGGTGTCGGGGGCAGGATATTCGTCTGTTTCTGCTCAAGGGCTGCCTGAAGGATTTAAAAAGGGCGATCTTGCCCCTGAACCCTCCGCAGAAATGATCGAAGCAGGGAAGCGGGTTTATTTCACTAAGTGTGTATGGTGTCATGGAGTCGATGGCGCCGGTGACGGACCAGGTGCCGATCGACTGTGGCCACGTCCGCGCAATTTCAATCAAGGGACGTTTAAGATCCGCCACACCGCGAGCGGTGAGCTGCCGCTGTTTGATGCGAAAAAGCCCGTCCCCGGCCAAAACGACCTATTTGAGACGGTGACCCATGGATTGCCGGGTTCTGCCATGCCCCCGTGGGAAGGCATCTTGACCGAAGAACAACGGTTACAAGTACTGGCCTTTGTGACTACGCAGCTCGTTAAAGACCGGAAGTTTACGGATAAACAGTCGGAGACACAAACCGTCCTGCAATTAGCGGATCTGAAACCCAAGCCTGCCAGTGACGAGAGTAAGAAGCGAGGCTCGGAGTTGATCGTCGAAAAGAAGTGCGTTGAGTGTCACGGGATGGAAGGGCGTGGCGATGGGAACGCGTTTAACCTGAAAGATGACTGGGGTTTCTCGATTCAGCCGGCCAACTGGCATAAGTGCTGGAACTTTAGAGGGAGTCGTCAGGATCCCTACAACGTGACCAATATCTTCCGGACGTTTTCGACCGGTGTCAATGGTACGCCGATGCCTTCGTTCGCGGATAATACAACCGTAGATGAACGGTGGGATATCGCGAATTTTGTCAATTCGCTGTGCGAGAGAGATGCACTCGGCAATCCGCTTCCAATTGATCCACTGACCGATAAACCAAAAATCAACTTTGTTATTCCGTCTGATCCTGTGGAGGGAGAGATTCCGACCGAGATCGAGCATGAAGCTTGGCAAAAGGCTCCTAAGCGGTATGTGGCTATGGGTGGACAGATCACCCATAAGCCGAGAAATTTCGTGAATCGGATTGATGATATCTGGGTTCGTTCTCTCTATAACGACAAATACATCGTTTATCTTCTCGAATGGGATGATCGAACCAAGAGTGTGGCCGAAGGGAAACTACCTTGGGCTCCGACTCAGGTGAATATCGACGTCCAGGAACAGGAGCCTAAGACCGGTGAAGAAGGCTCCATCGCCGCCAAGCAAAACAACTACGCCGTGTATAATGACGCGATTGCCATTGAAACGGCAGTAAAGTGGAAAGAATTACCTGCTCCGATCAAGCCTCGGTACCTGTTCGGGACTAACGAGCAGTTCCCCGTTGATATCGTCAAATGGGAAGCCGATGGGTCGCTTCGCGCCTTCAAGGGAACAGGTTGGGATAAGGATTTTGAAGAGCGGGATAACTATGAAGAGGCGATGAAGCTTGTGAAGGGCGAGTGGAAGAACGGTCGCTGGTATGTCATGATTCAGCGCCCGTTAGGAAATAAGAAAGACCAAGATTACGACGAGGATACTTTCTTTGAAGTGGGGCAATATATTCCGACCGTGTTTTTTGCATGGGACGGCCATAATGGTGATGCCGGACGCAAGATGGCAGTGTCGGCGTTCTATTATACATTCATGAACCCACCCATCCCTCAGGAAACCTATATCTATCCGGCAGTGATCGCGGTGGGTGTGGTGTTGCTGGAAGGATGGGTTCTGACTCGCCGTGCTAACCGGAAAAAGGGTAAGACATTGTAACATTTCATAACGAAACGTTCGGCGTGGGAAGAAAG contains these protein-coding regions:
- a CDS encoding nitric oxide reductase, whose product is MGWMALAIIAGLIVYFQMSISDPVAKKRAVFKTFIGLVSCFLLFMAIANYKNNFYGENRLLPVSLVMITVTTFVMALYFTNLSALLRIGGFMFFVAAFLSGYGNWLPQVEGGFPPVEEKKTWDSMTPQQLADEGEKIIFGGVGKNKEQGAIGKGQCPLCHAFHAGMLGERAPNLLGLPTRKERLEDPKYSKGDPSKREYSVKEAFPGSGTAENVQEYIAESHACPSCYVVAGYGVKGTNDKESPMPAIHKPPISLSLPELAAVDTWMYLREGVEPPSFEEIVKSYEKFIPEADRPKQQEEKAAGATSLMADGSEPVDQIFAKAQCVSCHTIPGIPGAMGTIGPKLEEGTTAPQRIKDPTYKGTAKSATEYIMESIVDPSAFVVKPFPDNTMPKVFGQKLSAGALKKIVDYLSQVKTGAPPPKIS